AACGATTAATGGCAGTTAATTGGTTGAGAGCAGAGTTGACACACTACCTTTGGAGTGTGGAGCTGACACATTTATGTTCATGTTAATTATTCAATTGTGGTAAAAAATTTGGtctgtttgaaaaaatatataaagaggttatcactcattttaatttttttttaaaaaaaacgtgAATTGTTCTTGTTGGAGCTATGTGCATATGCACATCATATATCCTTTCAAAGCTGTGATGGTCACTCTTACCTTGTTCTCACTATATGAACATGTAAACAATGCAACAAGCAGTCATTCCGTAGCTGAGTAGGATTTAGCATTCTCGTTTGGTTGCAGCTGTAATTTATTGCGTTGCCTCTTCTGTTACAAACTCTTCATTAGGAAATTAGCCTTTGATTAGTGAATAtccatttgtttttctgctgttggttttcattattttataattttgccatGTTGTTAAAGTTAGGCCTTCCCCACCACCTTTTGTCCTTCTTGTAGTTATCTGCCTCTTGAGGTAGGTTAGATTATGTTTACTATTTAGTATATCCGGCAGTAAGAATCACTTTGTGTTATTAGGTGTTTATGATCTTACTATTTGTAACATCTTCCTGTTAAATAATGAGGATCATATATGGCATCAGGAATAAAACTACTGGACAAGTTCAATATAATTTTATGGTAGGTGGTAAAATCACATATAGATCTTGGTTTGTAATGACAGTAATGACAGGGCCACATGCTGCTGGAAGAAAGCATTATGTGCCgaatgtattttattcttgttttatttttctgctcattatttatgtattttctgttgGTTTGAACTCATTGAAAATTTTTGAGGGGGATATTACCCATACAAAAAACCTTTGTATGTAGTTTTCATGATGCAGATAGCTCTGTGGCCTGTGTGTTAGTCATTTAGTGCCATATTTTCATTGTTCAGGAATCAGCTTATCAACATATTACAAGTTAACTAaaggattatttcttttcttttttaatttttttaaatgtttgtttgtgtttgagaGGGATCAAGAGTGCACGCaagggaagagtagagagagagggaggcagaatccaaaataggctccaggctctggagttgtcagcacagagcctgacgaggggctcagactcaggagctgtgagaacatgacctgagccaaagtcagatgattaaccaactgagccacccaggagccccaaccaaAGGATTATTTGAAGTAATTTTTGATTTagagtatcttttttaaattaaagtccCAGTAGTATAATTTTCACTCCCATTTTTAGCTCATTATTTCAAATAacattaaatgttaataatataataaccAAGCATTTAACATATAGAGTAGATGTCAGAGAGGATGTTAGAAAACATCTTATCCAATCTCCAGTGCCATAGTTCCTTCTACTGTGTTCTTGACAATAGTCCAACCTGCTGAGCCATTCAGTTCACTGTTGTGTGAGACAACCCTTTGCATTGTTGAGTGGttcctgtttttagttttttcttaatCTTGAGTTGAAATCCATATCTTTATAATTCAAACATACCTTCTTTTATATGGCATACCTTCAAACATTAGAAGACTATTAATTGTATTGACTAATTATTAGACTAAGCATaccaaattttctctttatttcattacATGGTGTGCTGGATACCCTTatgaatttctgtatttttttagtgtttcctcTCAATGACCTCCAGAGTAGGATACTACTGGGGTGGTATGGTTATACAGTATACTCTGTATTCACTTGCATTGTATACTAGGTGAGgcttgggtatatatatatatgtttgaacATTGTGTACGGTATATATAGACTTAACTATCACAGTAATTGTAGATGTAGTATTTCAGTTAATTAAGATTTGTTTTTGCAATTAGAATGACAGTtgtgaatgtttttttcttcttgaccCAATCTCCTATATGACTAACTGAAGTTGTCATGTGTTCTCAAGGATAATTTAAATGAACATGGGGTGTGTGAAAATCTGACAGATCTTAACTATAACTCAGCTAGTGGGcaacattataatttatttatagcTGTGTAATATAGCTATTAATGAGCTAATGTAGAATGAGGGCAAATTGTATTATATCTTTGTATGAAATTATACTACATGACAAAGGTTGGTATTATGTAATAAGTACCCACAAAGTATTAACCTATTTGcaataaatacaattaataatgtacataaaagaatgaaattaagctaattttatcaaaaattattCATGAACAGAAAGTGGACAGCATAGATTTGATGACAGGAAGGTTGTATCTAATCTGAATTACTGAGTGACCTAGGAAGCTTGCTTAGAGGGATTACAGAATAATTATGTTAATATGCAATTATCACCTCATTTCTTCTGTAGTAACCTCAAGATGTAGTGTAGTGAGGGTGTTATAGCAAGTGCTGATAGTTTGCAAAAATACTGATGTTTGAAATTTCTAAGACAATAAGTCTAGCTTGAGGCATAAAAGTGATGATCTGTCATCTTGAAGACAGATCTGAcctttgtactgtttttttttttaatgctcacagTGTATAACTACAGGCAGTTATAGCTGTAGAACTCATTATGATTTTCTAGAAACCGAAATATGTTTTATGTAGATTTAAAGTTCCATTTGCAGCTTTTTATAAgtgtgtgaatttttttcaagaatattttaaaagtcatttaaaagaaaaattctgtggTTATATGATGACATGGAGGAGGACATACTAATAGAGtctaagcattttattaaaatatcctaTTTGATAATAGCAAATTCACTGAAATTTGAGGAGTCCAAACAATATAAcattagtttgatttttttaatttattagctCCCCTTTTTTGAACTTTATGAATGATGTCTACCTTCAAATGTGTCCCCTACTTAGTTACATTAACATAAACTGGTGTTGATGGCTCTGTTACATATATTTGACTATATAAAGATAGTTGGAAGAACTTTGAAACAGTGTGAAATTAGGTTAttggtcaaatgctttcttgCCTAGATGCCACATAACCATCCGTGAATGTAGGGAAATAAATTTTGGTGTCAAAATTCTAGATCCATTATTCACCTTAACAGATTTTGATGATTCAGTGTTCTGCATTATATCTCAATGCAACAGCTATGATTTTAGAATACTGTTAAGAAAAAATGTACTTGGAACATGTTTTGGTTAagatatattctaaaattaaaccaggaaaatttttttattattgctaaAATACTAGCTTACTGAAACAGTTTCTTATAGCGTATTTTTAAACTGATGGAGTAGATTTTTTAATATCAATgtgctaaaaagaaattttctgaaaaatgaacaaCCTCTGTTTTTGAGTAGAGAGATCATTAATTTGGGGACAAGTTAGGCATATTTCTTTAGGTGTGAAGGAAAACTTTGTTAAagacttcattttatattttaacaatatctaatctgatcttttgtttttttccttctgctagaTGTGTTTAGAGATAGAGGATATATCACATACATATATTCTTCCTGTGTTTTTGTGGCAAAACAGTTTGGTATCTTTAGAATGTGAACTTATGGAAGGCTCATATTAAGGCCATTCTGGTAATGAGAATGCAGTCTCCAAGCAGACATGATATTCTCATAGTTTGTCACCCTGCTGTTCAGGGGGTACCAATGAAGTTGCTTTAAATGGGAAGCGTCTGTTCCATCTCTGAACCTCTAACACCAGAACAGATGGGTGGAACATGGAACATAGAAGGTTGTACCTCTGAGGTGGTAACAGTGAAGCCACTCATTAACACTGAATTTACCACTTCGTTAGCAACATTGCTTCCTGTTGAGAAAAGCTAATACAGGCTTTCAGATTGACTGAGCATATATTTGTGTACCCCTGTGATTATAATAAGTAGGAACACTAAGTGTCTTTCAGgctagtttttttaaaattctgttgtcCATTTCAGATTTATGAGACCGTTCCTATTTGGacattttacctttttatgtAGTTTAATGAGAAATGTCAGGAATGGGTAATAGTATAGCATcaagatttgcttttcttttcattgacaTTTACACACTCTTCCCTAACACATGTTTATGtgctgcccatttttaacttCTGTGTATGTGATGTAGAGACTCCTGCTGGGTGCTGCATTAGCACCATTTTGGGGTGATAGCATTGAATATGATCTTATTGGAAGTCTATTTTTATTGCTGTGGATGTCTGCCAATCTCAGAACAGAATTCTGAGACCTATGAGGGGCAGAAAAATTGTTGGTATACATAATAATGccaaagaaaagatatttgcagtattatttataatatttgttgTATTAAAGAACACATCTTGTGGAAAGAATAAGCTCGTTATAAGCGCTTGTTCTCAGTTGTGAAATACGAAAGTAATtagaaataattcttttattctttaactAGACTTAATGTTTTACAGCACATGTAGTTGGTACCATAAGAGATTAGAAATAATGAACtgtattgaaaatgttttaatttctaaatatcagATTTAATTCATGCTGTCTTAAAATAGTATTATTACTTGTTATTCAAGTAATATACAAGTACAAATTTAAGTACtatgaaggagaagaagagagcaGAAACCTAGCATGTCTTGTTTGCGGTTTTCTGAATAATAGagcagttcctggcacatggtaagggctcaataaatatttggagaatGAATAAACTGTACTTACTACCATgtgcaaaaggaaaagaaataatggaattttATGCCAGTACTTCAGATAGTTCATACCTAGGGTTGCCAAATTTCAGATTCTTTAAATTGTACTTGAGGATTATTGGATATTTTGAAGTCCTTGCTATAATTGCTGAGTCAAGAAGTCATAACCATGATGGAATTTGCATTAGTTGAATGGGGTATCTAAGTTTCATGGGAAGAAAATTGTCTCCTCTTACACACTTTTGCTTTGATTTTACAGCTATGTTTTTATTCACTCAACATGTTAGTCCTTTATTCACCAAATACTGCCTGAGCACctttgccaagcactgtgctaggttctAAAGATATGAAGGTGACTAGgtatagtccctgccctcaaagagtttACATCCTTCCAGGGAGACAGGTAGTTCCAGTATAATGTGCCCATTTCTAATATTGCTGTTCTCTAGatgttttgtatatattcaaTATTGGTTGTTGTTGCttagcacaaagaaaaaaaataacctaaccttttttaaagtttttcttcattcttgGAAAATTATTAGGACCTCCacataaaaagaatggaattatGCTAATAAAAATGTGTACTTTGAACTCTCCATACATtctactagaattttttttcatgcaaatctaaattttttttcttccattttctagaCTAAATGTGTTAAATGGGCTTGCCAACAATATGGATGATTTGAAGATAAACACCGATATTACTGGTGCTAAAGAAGAACTCCTAGATAACAACAGTTTTATCTCAGACAAAGAGAGTGGAGTTCATAAACCAAAAGATTGTCAGAcatcatttcagaaaaataatacacTCACTCTGCCTGAAGAACTGTCAAAGGACAAATCTGAAAAAGCCTTAAGTGGAGGCCAGTCTACTCTATTTATACATGCTGGTGCTCCTACTGTTTCTAGTGAAAACTTTATCTTGCCTAAAGGAGCTGCTGTTAATGGACCAGTTTCACACTCCTCCttagctaagacttccagtatgaATAAAGGCAGTGTTTCATTAACCACTGGACAACCTGTGGATCAGCCAACAACAGAATCTTGTTCAGCTTTGAAGGTGGCACCTGATCTTCAGCTATCTACACCACAGAAAGCAAATCAAcaccaagttttatttttgttatcagATGTAGCACATGCTAAGAATCCAACCCATTCCATTAAAAAACTACCTACCTCTGCTTCCGTTGGTTGTGACATTCAGAATTCAGTAGGGAGTAGTATAAAGTCAGATAGCACTTTAATAAACCAAGTAGAGGTGGGTGAGGATAGTGATGATTTATTGGTAAAAGATGATTGTGTCGATACATTAACAGGAATCTCCTCAGGTACAGATGAATTTAGGTCAGAAAATGAGACAAACTGGGATCCCCAAAAAGAGTTCATTCAGTTTCTTATGACTAATGAAGACACAGCGGATAAAGCTCCAGTTCACTCCAAAGTAGgtctagaaaaaaagagaaagcggAAAATGGATGTAAGCAAGATAACTCGTTACACTGAAGATTGCTTTAGTGATTCAAATTGTGTACCCAATAAGTCAAAAATGCTAGAAGTAGACTTTCTAGAACAGAATGAAGAACTACAAGCAATAGACTCACAGAAATATGCATTATCAAAAGTGAAGCCTGAATCAACTGATGAAGACTTGGAATCTGTGGATGCTTTTCAGCATCTAATTTATAACCCAGATAAGTGTGGCGAAGACAGTTCACCCGTTCATACTAGCACTTTTCTTTCTAataccttaaaaaagaaatgtgaagaaagtGATTCCGAGTCACCTGCTACTTTCAGCACCGAAGAGCCATCATTTTACCCCTGTACAAAGTGCAATGTGAATTTTAGGGAGAAGAAGCACCTCCACAGGCATATGATGTATCATTTAGATGGGAATAGCCACTTTCGTCATCTTAACGTCCCAAGGCCATATGCTTGTAGGGAATGTGGACGGACATTTCGAGATCGTAACTCACTTCTAAAGCATATGATTATTCaccaagaaagaagacagaagctGATGGAGGAAATTCGCGAATTGAAAGAACTTCAGGATGAAGGAAGAAGTGCACGATTACAGTGCCCTCAGTGTGTGTTTGGTACCAATTGCCCTAAAACATTTGTGCAGCATGCTAAAACCcatgaaaaagataaaaggtaCTACTGCTGTGAAGAGTGTAACTTCATGGCAGTGACAGAAAATGAATTAGAATGCCATCGAGGCATTGCCCATGGAGCGGTGGTAAAATGCCCTATTGTCAGTTCTGATATAGCCCAGAGAAAAACGCAAAAAAAGACTTTCATGAAAGACTCTGTTATAGGATCATCCAAAAAATCAGCTACCTACATATGTAAGATGTGTCCTTTTACGACTTCAGccagaagtattttaaaaaaacacatggagTACTTGCATTCATCATCATGTGTTGATTCATATGGTAGTCCACTTGGACttgataaaagaaaaagtgacattCTTGAAGAACCTATAGATATTGATAGCACTAAACCATTAATTAAACAACAGTCAGCCACATTTCCAAAGAACTCTGCTTTAAAACAAGATGTAAAGCGAACATTTGGATCATCCTCACAATCAAGTAATTTTTCCAAATTCCATAAGCGTCCACACAGAGTACAAAAAGCTCGGAAAAGCATTGCCCAGTCAGGTGTAAATGTGTGCAATCAAAACAATTCTCACAAGACTGTTATGATTAAAAGCAGCACTGACCAAAAACCTAAGTATTTCCAtcaagcagcaaaagaaaaatctaatgCCAAGGCGAATAGCAACTATTTATATAGACACAAATATGAAAACTACAGAATGATCAAAAAATCAGGTGAATCATATCCTCtacatttcaaaaaagaagaagccaGTTCACTAAACTCTTTACATCTGTTCTCATCATCAAGTAATTCTCACAACAATAGTTTTATTTCAGACCCTCAAAACTCTGACACGAAAAGGCCAGAAAGCTTCAGAGAACACAGGCGTGTAGCTGTAAAGAGAGTAGTTAAGGAATCCAAGAAGGAAAGTTCTGTTGGAGGAGAAGACTTGGATAGCTATCCAGATTTCTTGCATAAAATGACTGTTGTTGTTTTGCAAAAACTTAATTCTGCTGAAAAGAAAGATAGCTATGAAACAGAAGATGAAAGTTCCTGGGATAATGTTGAGCTAGGTGACTACACTACACAGGCCATAGAAGATGAAACCTATAATGATATTAATCAAGAACATGTAAACTTATTCCCGCTTTTTAAAAGCAAGGTAGAAGGTCAAGAGCCTGGAGAAAATGCTACCCTTAGTTATGACCAAAATGATGGCTTTTATTTTGAATACTATGAAGATGCTGGAACTAATAACTTTTTGCATGAGATACATGATCCTCAGCATTTAGAAAACGCAGAAACTTCATTGTCAAAGCATAGTTCTGTTTTTCACTGGACTGATCTGTCTCTTGAGAAGAAATCATGTCCTTACTGCCCAGCAACATTTGAAACAGGTGTTGGGTTATCAAATCACGTTCGAGGACATCTTCACAGAGCTGGATTAAGCTATGAAGCCCGTCATGTTGTATCACCGGAACAAATAGCCACAAGCGACAAAATGCAACATTTCAAAAGAACTGGCACAGGGACACCTGTTAAGCGAGTTAGAAAAGGTAAGTTTCCACGTGGATAATTTGGGTTACTATGTCTATTCAGATTGAAAGAATTTGAAGGTTTTGTTCAAATTTGGTCTTtattagaataaagaaaaaataattttatttttcagagttaaTTGGCTTTAAGATGATCACTTTACAAAAAATTCTGATGttactcttaaaaaatttttttttagctataGAGAAGTCTGAAACCACTTCTGAACACACTTGTCAGCTCTGTGGTGGTTGGTTTGATACTAAAATTGGATTATCGAATCATGTTAGAGGCCATCTGAAAAGACTTGGAAAGACCAAATGGGATGCTCATAAATCTCCAATCTGTGTTTTGAATGAAATgatgcaaaatgaagaaaaatatgaaaaaatcttaaaagcattgAACAGTCGTCGTATTATTCCCAGACCATTTGTAGCTCAAAAACTTGCATCAAGTGATGACTTTCTATCTCAAAATGTTATACCTCTTGAAGCATACCGTAATGGCCTAAAGACTGAAGCTTTATCAGTGTCTGCGTCAGAAGAGGAAGGGCTGAGTTTCTTAAATGAATATGATGAAACAAAACCAGAACTGCCCAGTGGAAAAAAGAATCAGTCTCTTACACTGATAgaactgcttaaaaataaaaggatgggagaagaaaggaattcTGCTATTTCTCCTCAAAAAATTCATAATCAAACTGCAAGAAAGAGATTTGTTCAGAAGTGTGTTCTTCCATTAAGTGAAGACAGCCCGTTGATGTATCAGCCACAAAGAATGGACTTGACTATGCACTCAGGTAAGAGGATGTTTATGACTATTGTGTATAATTTAAACAGTTTAATTACACTTACTTTTATGGAATATTTGTAGGAAATACTTCTTAGAATGTTTTTACTTAAGCTGCTTTTTTTGCAGAGCAGAGATTGGTTATACTGTCATTTCTATATAAATCATCAGTTGATGCTCATCAGCActgaattctctgtgcctcatttcttGGTCAGAATGTAAGGtgagaacaaaaaacaaaaaaaaaaccaaaaagctgatctgtaaaaataaaatctgctgTGGCTGGGGAATGGTCCTATGGATGGGAGGTTGACGTTGTTCAGAAGCATAGCATTACTGGAATGGCAAACCTGTTCTCTATTTGCCAGTGCTCCAAGATGATAATGGTCTCAAGATTTAGCTATTGGTTTTCCTTCTGCTTaggtcaaacaaacaaacaaaaataggctCTTTAAACTGAATGGATTGGTGTCTGTTGTGTGTTGTGATTAACCCAAAGAAACTTCTCCTTCTCCAGTTCCTCGTATTGTGGGATAGTTCGGTTTTGGAGAACTGTTGTgagtataaaatatttgtttgggGTTTTGCAGCGGTGGTctaatggaacagaacagatgTTGAGGTTAGTGCTTGTGCACcaatagtttttccttttcaaaagaaCAGTTTGTATTGGCAAATGATGTAGCAGATGAAATAGCCTAACTATATTTGTTATTGCTAAGTCTGGTTTATACTTTTagattagaaaaattttaagtgtctTTGTCGGTTTCTTTTGGAGGTTAAGAATGTCGATGATTGATTAACTTTGTGGTCTAGCCCTGAGTTGAACGTGTCTGAGGTAAAAGTAACTGGTCAGTGGGTTAATAATGAATACAATTACTATAATGTTGATTTGTTTACTTGGGACAGCCCAGATATTTGTTTGCAGTTTTGATTTAAGGAAAGATTACCTTGTGTTGTAAGTGGTCTGAAAAATGGTCCTGTATGAATTTCTGGTTAATACGGTTCTTTTGTACGAAGAGAGTCTTTCAAAGTCAAATTCTGAACatttttcagaagaagaaaatgtaagaaaggtGTGTCAGCTGTGTTGACTGAGGTGTAGTACACTTGAGAGATGGAAACCGTATTTGTGGCTATCATAGCTCGTGTTGAAGAAACCAACTGAAACGAGTTGGGGGAGTGAGAATTGTCTTAGAAGTTAGGAGTTTCTTATTGTTTTCaacatgttttctttcctgtgatgATTAAGATGTTAGCTTGTTGATCATTTATTTAGCACAAAGATTTTAGCAAAAAACTTCAAATCATTAACTTTCATTATTGATTGCGCATTCAGAGTAATGAACATAAAATGCCCTGAATAAAATGTTGTGTCTAACAGCTGCTCAGTGGTGTGTTTTACCACCTTTTCTCCCAGCCTTCATCAGAAAGCCTAATTTAGTATTGAGCCTTTTACGGTTTTGTGGGTAAAACACTTTAATTACCACTTTGTCAACTAgactttttaattctttgtattGGTAAGTTGCAAGCTTTGAAACTTCTCAACTGAACAGTGCTCTTCAAATCACAGGATTGTATTTTAGGTTTAGGAAATGATCTGCGTAACACAGAAATCTGCAAGAAAGTGATAATAGGTATTAAATCCAGAGGAGCTTAGAGGTTCAAGACACTCCTCTTCCACCTTTCCAAAGAGCATGGGTTGGCTCTAAATACTAACTACAAACTAATAACATTTaacttaaccccccccccccctccgctccTTATTTTAAGTTAAGCTAATTCAATGAACGTTTTTTAAACCATCTTTATTGTGGTACTTTTCTTCACGCTTTTAGCTAAGaaaatttcactttttgaagTGAGAACTGGATTATAGTTTTCTTTTGAATGATAGGTATGCCTGTGAAGCTTAGAACATGTGTGCATTGCAATACGACGTTTACAAGTGCTGTTAGCCTGTCCAACCACTTACGCGCTTATGCACGAAAGAAGAGTGCTGGACTTTTGACTGGTACAGGTATGTTTGAACAGATAACACAGCAAGTCTGCTTGATTCagtacacttttttttcccaccagACTGGTGCTAATTCAGATGATATTTATAGCTTTCTTTGGTAAGCACAGTTGAGTCTGAATATACATTAAATTTCAGCAACTTGTAAACTGTTAGATATCATTTTAAGCaagttcttctttttcatttggctTCTATTGACTtgatttg
The sequence above is drawn from the Neofelis nebulosa isolate mNeoNeb1 chromosome 2, mNeoNeb1.pri, whole genome shotgun sequence genome and encodes:
- the ZNF644 gene encoding zinc finger protein 644 isoform X4, which translates into the protein MRLFLQRDVNKTKSRNKPSPAPAPWSRLNVLNGLANNMDDLKINTDITGAKEELLDNNSFISDKESGVHKPKDCQTSFQKNNTLTLPEELSKDKSEKALSGGQSTLFIHAGAPTVSSENFILPKGAAVNGPVSHSSLAKTSSMNKGSVSLTTGQPVDQPTTESCSALKVAPDLQLSTPQKANQHQVLFLLSDVAHAKNPTHSIKKLPTSASVGCDIQNSVGSSIKSDSTLINQVEVGEDSDDLLVKDDCVDTLTGISSGTDEFRSENETNWDPQKEFIQFLMTNEDTADKAPVHSKVGLEKKRKRKMDVSKITRYTEDCFSDSNCVPNKSKMLEVDFLEQNEELQAIDSQKYALSKVKPESTDEDLESVDAFQHLIYNPDKCGEDSSPVHTSTFLSNTLKKKCEESDSESPATFSTEEPSFYPCTKCNVNFREKKHLHRHMMYHLDGNSHFRHLNVPRPYACRECGRTFRDRNSLLKHMIIHQERRQKLMEEIRELKELQDEGRSARLQCPQCVFGTNCPKTFVQHAKTHEKDKRYYCCEECNFMAVTENELECHRGIAHGAVVKCPIVSSDIAQRKTQKKTFMKDSVIGSSKKSATYICKMCPFTTSARSILKKHMEYLHSSSCVDSYGSPLGLDKRKSDILEEPIDIDSTKPLIKQQSATFPKNSALKQDVKRTFGSSSQSSNFSKFHKRPHRVQKARKSIAQSGVNVCNQNNSHKTVMIKSSTDQKPKYFHQAAKEKSNAKANSNYLYRHKYENYRMIKKSGESYPLHFKKEEASSLNSLHLFSSSSNSHNNSFISDPQNSDTKRPESFREHRRVAVKRVVKESKKESSVGGEDLDSYPDFLHKMTVVVLQKLNSAEKKDSYETEDESSWDNVELGDYTTQAIEDETYNDINQEHVNLFPLFKSKVEGQEPGENATLSYDQNDGFYFEYYEDAGTNNFLHEIHDPQHLENAETSLSKHSSVFHWTDLSLEKKSCPYCPATFETGVGLSNHVRGHLHRAGLSYEARHVVSPEQIATSDKMQHFKRTGTGTPVKRVRKAIEKSETTSEHTCQLCGGWFDTKIGLSNHVRGHLKRLGKTKWDAHKSPICVLNEMMQNEEKYEKILKALNSRRIIPRPFVAQKLASSDDFLSQNVIPLEAYRNGLKTEALSVSASEEEGLSFLNEYDETKPELPSGKKNQSLTLIELLKNKRMGEERNSAISPQKIHNQTARKRFVQKCVLPLSEDSPLMYQPQRMDLTMHSVIYLHFKRNLNTVWQF